Proteins encoded by one window of Gehongia tenuis:
- the rpsG gene encoding 30S ribosomal protein S7 translates to MPRRGTIPKREVLPDPVYGKTVITKLINQVMQDGKRGVAQIVCYDAFDTIKDKTGRDPMEVFEECMNNIMPLLEVKARRVGGATYQVPIEIRPERRQTLALRWLVDFSRKRGERTMKDRLAAEIMDAANSAGNTFKKKEDTHRMAEANRAFAHYRW, encoded by the coding sequence ATGCCACGTCGTGGAACAATCCCCAAGAGGGAGGTTTTGCCCGATCCCGTTTATGGCAAAACCGTGATCACCAAGCTCATCAATCAGGTGATGCAAGATGGCAAAAGAGGCGTAGCGCAGATCGTGTGCTACGATGCCTTTGATACGATTAAGGACAAGACCGGCCGGGATCCCATGGAGGTTTTCGAGGAGTGCATGAACAACATCATGCCTCTGCTCGAGGTGAAAGCCCGCCGTGTGGGTGGTGCCACCTACCAGGTTCCCATTGAGATTCGCCCCGAGCGCCGTCAGACACTGGCTTTGCGGTGGCTGGTGGACTTCTCCCGCAAGCGCGGTGAGAGGACCATGAAGGATCGGCTGGCTGCCGAGATCATGGACGCTGCGAACAGCGCGGGCAACACCTTCAAAAAGAAGGAGGACACCCACCGCATGGCCGAAGCCAACAGAGCTTTCGCCCATTACCGCTGGTAA